The Medicago truncatula cultivar Jemalong A17 chromosome 4, MtrunA17r5.0-ANR, whole genome shotgun sequence genome includes a region encoding these proteins:
- the LOC11445167 gene encoding zinc finger A20 and AN1 domain-containing stress-associated protein 3, whose translation MAEEHRCQAAQRLCANNCGFFGSPAMQDLCSKCYRDLQMKEQRSSSAKLVLNQTLIPQQSNSSSLDTGIIHPSSTSPSVMIVSSSTPTVELVAAAAGPSEAEPPKVQPNRCGTCRRRVGLTGFKCRCGLTLCGTHRYPEQHGCGFDFKGMGREEIKKANPVVKGEKLNKI comes from the coding sequence ATGGCTGAAGAACATAGATGCCAAGCAGCTCAACGTCTTTGTGCTAACAACTGCGGTTTCTTTGGAAGTCCTGCCATGCAAGATCTTTGCTCCAAATGTTACCGTGATTTGCAGATGAAGGAACAACGTTCTTCATCTGCAAAATTGGTTTTAAACCAAACGTTGATTCCTCAACAGTCTAATTCTTCTTCTCTAGATACGGGAATTATTCATCCATCTTCAACTTCACCGTCGGTGATGATAGTTTCTTCATCTACACCGACGGTGGAGTTGGTAGCTGCTGCTGCTGGACCTTCGGAGGCTGAACCACCGAAGGTCCAGCCAAATAGATGTGGGACATGCAGACGACGCGTGGGGCTGACAGGATTTAAGTGTCGATGTGGATTGACGTTGTGTGGGACCCACAGGTATCCGGAGCAGCATGGTTGTGGATTTGATTTTAAGGGGATGGGAAGGGAGGAGATCAAGAAGGCAAATCCAGTGGTGAAAGGAGAGAAGCTGAATAAGATCTGA